CCGCGAGCAGCTGGTCGGCCGCGGCGCGGACGTTCTGGCCGGCGGCGAGGCGGATCTTCATGTCGACCTCCACGCCCGCCCAGCCCGAGTTTTTCCGGGGCGGCCAGAGCAGCGGGGCGGCGAGCCCCGTCACGCCCAGGCCCACCAGGGCCACCGTCAGGTTGTTGGCCCCCGCCGCCATCCCGACGACCACCGCCAGGATGACGAACGCGGTGTCCTGCGTGTCCTTGACCACCGTCCGGAAGCGGGCGACCGACAGCGCGCCGACCAGGCTGAAGGCCCGCGCCACGCTGTCGCCGATGACCTGGGTGGCGATGGCGATCGTCACCGAGAGCAGGACGAGCGTGGTCAGGAACGTCGCCTGCGCGTACTGCTCGCGGCGGGCCCAGCGGTAGATGCCCGCGACCACCCCTCCCAGCACCAGCGCCGAGGCGATCCGCCAGGCCATCACGGCCCCCGGCAGCCCCTGGTTGTTCGACAACGACTCGCTCATCCAGGACGGCATCGCAAACCCCTCCGCCGCCGTCGCGGCGGTTCGACTCCTGCAAACCTTGATCTCAATGTTATGCGGACCGCGTCCCGAAACGCCGTCATTTCGCGGACTTCGCCCGGGCTTTACCGGTACTCCGCCTTCTGCACGGCCGGCAGGCCCAGCAGGAACTTCCGGCGGGCGTCGGCGAAGGCCCGGAGGTTCATCCCGCCGCCGCCCGGCCCCCGGCCTCGCTGCGGCCCCTTGGCCGCGGGGCCCTCGGCCCCGGGCTGGGAGGACGTGGCGGCCTGGTACGCGGCGTAGGTCGAGAGCTTCTTCGCGTCGGCCTCGATCTCGACGTCGATGAGGTCCTTGAACTTCTGCACGACCGGCCCGAGCGTCTTCCAGTCGAGATCCTTCTCGGCGATCGCCTTCACGTAGCCGAGATACTTCGCCTTCAGCTCGGGGACCGCCAGCAGCTTGCTCCGCAAGGGCGTGCGCGTGCCGCCGGCGGCGTCGAGCCCGATCAACGGGTCGAGTTCGACGTTCCCGCCGCCCGGCCCGCCGGGACCTCCCGGACGACCGGGACCGCCTCCCGGAGGGCCGCCAGGCCCACCCGGGCCGCCGGGGCCGAAGCCCGGCCCGCCCCCCGGAGGAGGCCCGCCGGCGAAATCAGGACCACCGCCCGGAGGGCCGCCGCCGGGGCCACGGCCCGGGGGGCCGCCGGGACCGCCGCCAGGTCCGAATCCGGGACCGCCCCCCTGAGGACCGCCCCGCCCGCCGCCGCGACGGCCGAAGCCCCCCGGCCCGCCCGGGCCGCCGAACATCATCGCCGGCTGGAAGGCCTCGTTCATGTCGTGGGGGACGACGTGGAACTTCCCCTTCGGGTCGAGGTAGATGCTGTAGTCGCTGGCGCGGGTCCAGTAGCCGTCGCCGTTGATCAGGGCGTTGTCCAGGGCGAGGAACCGCAGCACGCCGTCGACGTCGAGGATCGGCTCGAGGGCCTTCTCCAGCCGGTCGGTCGGCGTCTCGTCGAGCGTCCGGCAGAGGGCGACCAGCGCCGTCCAGGCGACGTCCTCCCCCTTCTTG
The DNA window shown above is from Paludisphaera mucosa and carries:
- a CDS encoding DUF4956 domain-containing protein; the encoded protein is MSESLSNNQGLPGAVMAWRIASALVLGGVVAGIYRWARREQYAQATFLTTLVLLSVTIAIATQVIGDSVARAFSLVGALSVARFRTVVKDTQDTAFVILAVVVGMAAGANNLTVALVGLGVTGLAAPLLWPPRKNSGWAGVEVDMKIRLAAGQNVRAAADQLLAAFAVRATLLSVETARQGASIDLTYRVRLRPESSPVQAAAELNQTPGVEGVELRRSDRSSD